One genomic segment of Rhinolophus sinicus isolate RSC01 linkage group LG11, ASM3656204v1, whole genome shotgun sequence includes these proteins:
- the CTU2 gene encoding cytoplasmic tRNA 2-thiolation protein 2 isoform X1, producing MCQVGEDYGEPTSVGPPPPRSGCELKCVKCKEGLPVVVIRVGDAFCRNCFKAFYVHKFRAMLGKNRLIFPGEKVLLAWSGGPSSSSMVWQVLEGLSRDSAKRLRFVPGVIYIDEGAVCGQSPEDRAQTLVKVKLILQTVGFPWHIIALEEVFSLPPSVLRYFAQEPTGTEGAYKAAVDSFLQQQHAPAQGEEQLSEPGTQGLQTPAGPPTAAQTEAWPPTAAQTKALSRLFDSVKTLTAKEELLQTLRTHLILHVARTHGYSKVMTGDSCTRLAIKLMTSLALGRGAFLAWDTGFSDERHGDVVVVRPMRDHTLKEVAFYNRLFGVPSVFTPAIDTKAPEKASIHRLMEAFMLKLQAQFPSTVSTVYRTSEKLLKAPRDSNAGVPAGPRCLLCMCTLDIDTADSATAFGAQSSHLSQTPPPTLPAKAFTAPCCSAGEGRPQGCCQGAGPCGREDPRACIIEQLCYGCRVNMKDLPSLDPLPPYIRAEAQLRRQRAWVLQEIQEYLIEDSDEEAHSGES from the exons ATGTGTCAGGTGGGTGAGGACTACGGGGAGCCCACGTCCGTGGGGCCACCGCCACCGCGATCTGG CTGTGAGCTGAAATGTGTGAAGTGCAAGGAAGGCCTGCCCGTGGTGGTGATCCGAGTGGGAGATGCCTTCTGCAG GAACTGTTTCAAGGCGTTCTACGTCCACAAGTTCAGAGCTATGCTTGGGAAGAACCGGCTGATCTTCCCAGGAGAGAAG GTGCTCCTGGCATGGTCTGGGGGGCCTTCGTCCAGTTCCATGGTCTGGCAGGTCCTTGAG GGCCTGAGTCGAGATTCTGCCAAAAGACTGCGTTTCGTGCCAGGGGTCATCTACATTGATG AGGGAGCAGTCTGTGGACAGAGCCCAGAGGACAGAGCCCAAACCCTGGTCAAAGTGAAGCTGATCCTGCAGACCGTTGGCTTCCCCTGGCACATTATTGCCTTGGAAGAG GTGTTCAGCCTGCCACCGTCCGTGCTGCGCTACTTTGCCCAGGAGCCCACTGGGACCGAGGGGGCCTACAAGGCGGCTGTGGACAGTTTCCTCCAGCAGCAGCACGCACCAGCCCAGGGGGAGGAGCAGCTGAGTGAGCCTGGCACCCAGGGCCTCCAGACCCCGGCTGGGCCACCCACAGCTGCCCAAACTGAGGCTTGGCCACCCACAGCTGCCCAGACCAAGGCTCTGTCCAGACTGTTCGACTCAGTGAAGACACTAACAGCCAAGGAGGAGCTTCTGCAGACCCTGCG GACCCACTTGATCCTGCACGTGGCCCGGACCCATGGCTACTCCAAGGTGATGACAGGGGACAGCTGCACCCGATTGGCCATCAAGCTCATGACCAGCCTGGCGCTGGGGAGAGGGGCCTTCCTGGCCTGGGACACG GGCTTCTCAGATGAGCGGCACGGCGACGTGGTGGTGGTGCGGCCCATGCGCGACCACACCCTGAAGGAGGTCGCCTTCTACAACCGCCTGTTTGGCGTCCCCTCTGTCTTCACGCCGGCCATAGACACCAAG GCCCCCGAAAAGGCCAGCATCCACCGGCTGATGGAAGCCTTCATGCTCAAGCTGCAGGCCCAGTTCCCCTCCACGGTCAGCACCGTGTACAG GACCAGTGAGAAGCTGCTCAAGGCCCCCAGGGACAGCAATGCTGGTGTCCCTGCAGGCCCTCGCTGCCTGCTCTGCATGTGCACACTGGACATCGACACTGCCG ATAGTGCCACGGCTTTTGGGGCTCAGTCCTCGCATCTCTCCCAGACGCCGCCCCCCACCCTACCAGCCAAGGCATTCACAGCACCCTGCTGTTCTGCAGGGGAGGGCAGGCCCCAGGGCTGCTGCCAGGGGGCTGGGCCCTGTGGGAG GGAGGACCCCCGAGCCTGCATCATTGAGCAGCTGTGCTACGGCTGCCGCGTGAACATGAAGGACTTG CCGTCCTTGGACCCCCTGCCACCTTACATTCGGGCTGAGGCCCAGCTCCGCAGACAGAG GGCCTGGGTCTTGCAGGAGATCCAGGAGTATCTCATTGAGGACAGTGACGAAGAGGCACACAGCGGTGAGAGCTGA
- the CTU2 gene encoding cytoplasmic tRNA 2-thiolation protein 2 isoform X2, whose product MLGKNRLIFPGEKVLLAWSGGPSSSSMVWQVLEGLSRDSAKRLRFVPGVIYIDEGAVCGQSPEDRAQTLVKVKLILQTVGFPWHIIALEEVFSLPPSVLRYFAQEPTGTEGAYKAAVDSFLQQQHAPAQGEEQLSEPGTQGLQTPAGPPTAAQTEAWPPTAAQTKALSRLFDSVKTLTAKEELLQTLRTHLILHVARTHGYSKVMTGDSCTRLAIKLMTSLALGRGAFLAWDTGFSDERHGDVVVVRPMRDHTLKEVAFYNRLFGVPSVFTPAIDTKAPEKASIHRLMEAFMLKLQAQFPSTVSTVYRTSEKLLKAPRDSNAGVPAGPRCLLCMCTLDIDTADSATAFGAQSSHLSQTPPPTLPAKAFTAPCCSAGEGRPQGCCQGAGPCGREDPRACIIEQLCYGCRVNMKDLPSLDPLPPYIRAEAQLRRQRAWVLQEIQEYLIEDSDEEAHSGES is encoded by the exons ATGCTTGGGAAGAACCGGCTGATCTTCCCAGGAGAGAAG GTGCTCCTGGCATGGTCTGGGGGGCCTTCGTCCAGTTCCATGGTCTGGCAGGTCCTTGAG GGCCTGAGTCGAGATTCTGCCAAAAGACTGCGTTTCGTGCCAGGGGTCATCTACATTGATG AGGGAGCAGTCTGTGGACAGAGCCCAGAGGACAGAGCCCAAACCCTGGTCAAAGTGAAGCTGATCCTGCAGACCGTTGGCTTCCCCTGGCACATTATTGCCTTGGAAGAG GTGTTCAGCCTGCCACCGTCCGTGCTGCGCTACTTTGCCCAGGAGCCCACTGGGACCGAGGGGGCCTACAAGGCGGCTGTGGACAGTTTCCTCCAGCAGCAGCACGCACCAGCCCAGGGGGAGGAGCAGCTGAGTGAGCCTGGCACCCAGGGCCTCCAGACCCCGGCTGGGCCACCCACAGCTGCCCAAACTGAGGCTTGGCCACCCACAGCTGCCCAGACCAAGGCTCTGTCCAGACTGTTCGACTCAGTGAAGACACTAACAGCCAAGGAGGAGCTTCTGCAGACCCTGCG GACCCACTTGATCCTGCACGTGGCCCGGACCCATGGCTACTCCAAGGTGATGACAGGGGACAGCTGCACCCGATTGGCCATCAAGCTCATGACCAGCCTGGCGCTGGGGAGAGGGGCCTTCCTGGCCTGGGACACG GGCTTCTCAGATGAGCGGCACGGCGACGTGGTGGTGGTGCGGCCCATGCGCGACCACACCCTGAAGGAGGTCGCCTTCTACAACCGCCTGTTTGGCGTCCCCTCTGTCTTCACGCCGGCCATAGACACCAAG GCCCCCGAAAAGGCCAGCATCCACCGGCTGATGGAAGCCTTCATGCTCAAGCTGCAGGCCCAGTTCCCCTCCACGGTCAGCACCGTGTACAG GACCAGTGAGAAGCTGCTCAAGGCCCCCAGGGACAGCAATGCTGGTGTCCCTGCAGGCCCTCGCTGCCTGCTCTGCATGTGCACACTGGACATCGACACTGCCG ATAGTGCCACGGCTTTTGGGGCTCAGTCCTCGCATCTCTCCCAGACGCCGCCCCCCACCCTACCAGCCAAGGCATTCACAGCACCCTGCTGTTCTGCAGGGGAGGGCAGGCCCCAGGGCTGCTGCCAGGGGGCTGGGCCCTGTGGGAG GGAGGACCCCCGAGCCTGCATCATTGAGCAGCTGTGCTACGGCTGCCGCGTGAACATGAAGGACTTG CCGTCCTTGGACCCCCTGCCACCTTACATTCGGGCTGAGGCCCAGCTCCGCAGACAGAG GGCCTGGGTCTTGCAGGAGATCCAGGAGTATCTCATTGAGGACAGTGACGAAGAGGCACACAGCGGTGAGAGCTGA
- the RNF166 gene encoding E3 ubiquitin-protein ligase RNF166 gives MAMFRSLVASAQQRQPPGGPAGGDSGLEAQYSCPICLEVYHRPVAIGSCGHTFCGECLQPCLQVPSPLCPLCRLPFDPKKVDKAAHVEKQLSSYKAPCRGCNKKVTLAKMRVHISSCMKVQEQMANCPKFVPVVPTSQPIPSTVPNRSTFTCPYCGARNLDQQELVKHCVDNHRSDPNRVVCPICSAMPWGDPSYKSANFLQHLLHRHKFSYDTFVDYSIDEEAAFQAALALSLSEN, from the exons ATGGCGATGTTCCGCAGCCTGGTGGCCTCGGCTCAGCAGCGGCAGCCGCCGGGCGGGCCCGCGGGCGGCGATAGCGGCCTGGAGGCGCAGTACAGCTGCCCCATCTGCCTAGAGGTCTACCACCGTCCGGTGGCCATCGGCAGCTGCGGCCACAC GTTCTGCGGGGAGTGCCTCCAGCCATGTCTGCAGGTGCCGTCCCCTCTATGCCCCCTGTGCCGCCTGCCCTTCGACCCCAAAAAGGTGGACAAGGCCGCCCACGTGGAGAAGCAGCTCTCATCGTACAAGGCACCCTGCCGGGGCTGCAACAAGAAG GTGACACTGGCCAAGATGAGGGTACACATTTCCTCCTGCATGAAGGTCCAGGAGCAGATGGCCAACTGTCCCAAGTTTGTCCCTGTGGTGCCCACGTCCCAGCCCATTCCCAG cacTGTCCCCAACAGGTCTACCTTCACCTGCCCTTACTGTGGCGCCCGAAACCTGGACCAGCAGGAGCTGGTGAAGCACTGTGTGGACAACCACCGCAGTGACCCCAACCGCGTG GTGTGCCCCATCTGCTCGGCGATGCCCTGGGGTGACCCCAGCTACAAGAGCGCCAACTTCTTACAGCACCTGCTCCACCGGCACAAGTTCTCCTACGACACCTTTGTG GACTACAGCATCGATGAGGAAGCCGCCTTCCAGGCCGCCCTGGCCCTGTCTCTGTCTGAGAACTGA
- the SNAI3 gene encoding zinc finger protein SNAI3, translated as MPRSFLVKTHSSHRVPNYGQLETQREINGACSACGGLVVPFLLPDKAAPPTPGDPAQPWDHTSIITCISLPLPCNEEARGAFQPDPLEVSRVDPWAGRGPSVPLKDSLNHLNLPPLLVLPTRWPPILGSDGDQAPDRLLGAEQALCPPGGFQCLHCHKPYHTLAGLARHRQLHCHLEAQRCFTCKYCDKEYASLGALKMHIRTHTLPCICAICGKAFSRPWLLQGHIRTHTGEKPYACSHCSRAFADRSNLRAHLQTHSDTKKYQCKRCAKTFSRMSLLARHEESGCCCPGP; from the exons ATGCCGCGCTCTTTCTTGGTAAAAACGCACTCCAGCCACAGGGTCCCCAACTACGGGCAGCTGGAGACGCAGAGAG AAATCAATGGTGCCTGCTCTGCCTGCGGGGGGCTGGTGgtgcccttcctcctcccagaCAAGGCGGCCCCTCCGACACCTGGTgaccctgcccagccctgggACCACACCTCCATCATCACCTGcatctccctgcccctcccatgtAACGAGGAAGCTCGGGGGGCCTTTCAGCCAGACCCCCTGGAAGTCAGCCGGGTGGACCCTTGGGCTGGCCGGGGCCCCAGTGTACCCCTCAAAGACAGCCTGAACCACCTCAACCTGCCCCCACTGCTGGTTCTGCCCACACGGTGGCCCCCGATCCTGGGCTCAGATGGAGACCAGGCTCCAGACAGACTGCTAGGGGCTGAGCAGGCCCTCTGCCCCCCAGGGGGCTTCCAGTGCCTCCACTGCCATAAGCCCTACCACACGCTGGCCGGGCTGGCCAGGCACCGGCAGCTTCACTGCCACCTGGAGGCTCAGCGCTGCTTCACCTGCAAATACTGCGACAAAGAGTATGCCAGCTTGGGCGCCCTCAAAATGCACATCCGCACGCACACACTGCCCTGCATTTGTGCCATCTGCGGCAAGGCCTTCTCCAGGCCCTGGCTGCTCCAGGGTCACATCCGGACCCACACAG ggGAGAAGCCCTATGCCTGCTCTCACTGCAGCAGGGCCTTCGCCGACCGCTCCAATCTCCGGGCCCACCTGCAGACGCACTCTGACACCAAGAAATACCAGTGCAAGCGCTGCGCCAAGACCTTCTCCCGCATGTCACTCTTGGCGCGGCACGAGGAATCTGGCTGCTGCTGCCCTGGCCCCTGA